In a single window of the Gracilinanus agilis isolate LMUSP501 unplaced genomic scaffold, AgileGrace unplaced_scaffold27802, whole genome shotgun sequence genome:
- the LOC123254657 gene encoding neurogenic locus notch homolog protein 3-like, with the protein IERGKSRSPEPGARSPEPGVRSGPPPHFSLLLPVGPSSPLFSSGGGGPLDALQCLDGGSPCENGGRCALLSNGEAACLCRPGLMGDRCQFEDPCHRGPCANGGTCKSSLFQGTVQYSCICPRGLRGQDCSLIDPCANNPCANGGRCSSNHNRYNCTCPPGYQGRTCRSDVDECRVGTVCQHGGTCFNVPGSFRCQCPVGYAGPLCESPSAPCAPSQCRNGGTCHQTGEFTYDCACLPGFEGHDCEVNVDDCPRHRCLNGATCVDGVNTYNCQCPPEWTGQFCTEDVDECQLQPNACHNGGTCFNTHGGHSCVCVNGWTGESCSENIDDCATAVCFHGATCHDRVASFYCACPMGKTGLLCHLDDACVSNPCHEDAICDTNPVNGRAICTCPPGFTGGACDQDVDECSIGANPCEHFGKCVNTQGSFQCQCGRGYTGPRCETDINECLSGPCHNQATCLDRIGQFTCICMAGFTGTFCEVDINECQSSPCVNGGHCRDRVNGFSCTCPSGFSGTMCQLDVDECASTPCHNGAKCVDQPDGYECRCAEGFEGPLCENNVDDCSPDPCHHGHCVDGIASFSCACAPGYTGSRCESQLDECHSQPCQHGAKCLDLVNKYLCYCPPGTSGVNCEINHDDCASNPCDYGVCQDGINRYDCICQPGFTGPLCNVEINECSSNPCGEGGSCVDGENGFRCICPPGFLPPLCHAQRHPCASNPCTHGTCHDDPSGHRCECEQGWTGPSCDQNQNECESNPCQAGGTCTDYVNGFRCTCPDGLQGPHCELDIDECEGSRPCGPHGFCINFHGGFSCTCDPGYSGATCERDIDDCDP; encoded by the exons GTGCCGTCCAGGACTGATGGGGGATCGATGCCAGTTTGAAGACCCATGTCACCGGGGTCCCTGTGCCAATGGGGGCACTTGTAAGAGCTCCCTGTTCCAGGGCACTGTCCAGTACTCATGCATCTGTCCCCGGGGACTCCGAG GACAGGACTGCTCCTTAATTGATCCCTGTGCTAACAACCCCTGTGCCAATGGGGGTCGATGCTCCAGCAACCACAATCGTTACAACTGTACCTGCCCTCCTGGCTACCAGGGCCGCACCTGCCGCAGCGATGTGGATGAGTGCCGGGTGGGCACTGTGTGCCAGCATGGGGGAACCTGCTTCAATGTCCCCGGCTCCTTCCGTTGCCAGTGCCCGGTGGGCTATGCTGGGCCCCTGTGTGAGAGTCCCTCAGCCCCTTGTGCCCCCTCCCAGTGCCGCAATGGGGGCACCTGCCACCAGACCGGAGAGTTTACATATGACTGTGCCTGCCTACCTG GCTTTGAAGGGCATGACTGTGAGGTGAATGTGGACGACTGTCCAAGGCACCGATGTCTGAATGGAGCTACCTGTGTGGACGGTGTCAACACGTACAACTGCCAATGCCCCCCAGAGTGGACAG GTCAGTTTTGCACAGAAGATGTAGATGAATGCCAACTGCAGCCAAATGCCTGTCACAATGGGGGCACCTGCTTTAATACCCACGGAGGGCATAGCTGTGTCTGTGTCAATGGCTGGACGGGTGAGAGCTGTAGCGAGAACATCGATGACTGTGCTACGGCCGTCTGCTTCCATGGAGCGACGTGCCACGACCGGGTGGCTTCCTTCTATTGTGCCTGTCCCATGGGCAAGACCG GGCTCCTGTGCCACCTGGATGATGCTTGTGTCAGCAACCCATGCCACGAAGATGCCATCTGTGACACGAACCCCGTGAATGGGCGTGCCATCTGCACTTGTCCCCCAGGCTTCACAGGGGGTGCCTGTGACCAGGACGTGGATGAGTGCTCCATTG GTGCCAACCCGTGCGAGCACTTTGGGAAATGTGTGAACACACAGGGTTCTTTCCAGTGCCAGTGTGGGCGCGGGTACACAGGCCCACGGTGTGAGACAGACATCAACGAGTGCCTCTCTGGACCCTGCCACAATCAGGCCACTTGCCTCGACAGGATTGGGCAGTTCACCTGCATCTGTATGGCAG GATTCACAGGTACCTTTTGTGAGGTGGATATAAATGAGTGTCAGAGCAGCCCCTGTGTGAATGGTGGGCACTGCCGTGACCGGGTGAATGGCTTCAGCTGCACTTGCCCCTCAG GCTTCAGTGGTACGATGTGCCAACTGGATGTAGATGAGTGTGCCAGCACACCGTGCCACAACGGGGCCAAGTGTGTGGACCAGCCTGACGGATATGAATGTCGCTGTGCTGAGG GCTTTGAGGGCCCGCTGTGTGAGAACAATGTGGATGACTGCTCCCCAGACCCCTGCCATCATGGGCACTGTGTGGATGGCATCGCCAGCTTCTCCTGCGCCTGTGCCCCCGGTTACACGGGCAGCCGTTGTGAAAGCCAGCTGGATGAGTGCCACAGCCAGCCTTGTCAACATGGAGCCAAGTGCCTTGACCTTGTCAATAAGTACCTGTGTTACTGTCCCCCTGGCACCTCAG GAGTGAATTGTGAAATAAACCATGATGACTGTGCCAGCAACCCCTGCGACTATGGGGTTTGCCAGGATGGGATCAACCGTTATGACTGTATCTGCCAGCCAGGCTTCACAG GACCCCTCTGCAACGTGGAAATCAATGAGTGTTCCTCCAACCCTTGTGGGGAAGGTGGCTCCTGTGTGGATGGGGAGAACGGCTTCCGTTGTATCTGCCCGCCTGGCTTTCTGCCCCCTTTGTGCCATGCCCAGCGCCACCCCTGTGCCAGTAACCCCTGCACCCATGGCACCTGCCATGATGATCCGAGTGG GCATCGTTGTGAGTGTGAGCAGGGCTGGACCGGCCCCAGTTGTGACCAGAACCAAAATGAGTGTGAGTCCAACCCCTGCCAGGCAGGAGGCACCTGTACGGACTACGTCAATGGCTTCCGCTGCACCTGCCCTGATGGCCTCCAGG GCCCACACTGCGAGCTGGATATTGATGAGTGTGAGGGGTCCAGGCCCTGTGGCCCCCATGGCTTCTGCATCAACTTTCATGGGGGCTTCAGCTGCACCTGCGATCCAGGCTATAGTGGGGCCACTTGTGAGAGGGACATCGATGACTGTGACCCCA